One window of the Perca fluviatilis chromosome 5, GENO_Pfluv_1.0, whole genome shotgun sequence genome contains the following:
- the mipa gene encoding major intrinsic protein of lens fiber a, protein MWEFRSMSFWRAVFAEFYGTMFFVFFGLGAALRWTTGPHNVLHVAFCFGLAAATLIQSIGHISGGHINPAVTFAYLIGSQMSLFRAFFYIVAQCLGALAGAAVLYGVTPGNMRGNLALNTLQPGISLGMATTMEVFLTLQLVVCIFAVTDERRNGRLGSAALAIGFSVLMGHLLGMYYTGAGMNPARSFAPAVLVRNFVNHWVYWVGPMIGGAMGALLYDFMLFPRVRGLSERLATLKGIRPPEAEGQQETRGEPIELKTQAL, encoded by the exons aTGTGGGAGTTCAGGTCCATGTCGTTCTGGCGGGCTGTCTTCGCCGAGTTCTATGGCACCATGTTCTTTGTATTCTTTGGGCTGGGGGCAGCCCTCCGCTGGACCACAGGGCCCCATAATGTTCTCCATGTTGCCTTCTGCTTTGGGCTGGCGGCTGCCACCCTCATCCAGTCCATCGGCCACATCAGTGGAGGTCACATCAACCCAGCTGTTACCTTTGCCTACCTGATCGGCTCCCAGATGTCCCTGTTCCGTGCTTTCTTCTACATCGTGGCCCAGTGTCTCGGAGCACTGGCTGGTGCTGCCGTGCTCTACGGGGTCACGCCAGGCAACATGAGAGGAAACCTTGCACTTAACACG CTGCAGCCAGGCATCAGCCTGGGCATGGCCACCACCATGGAGGTCTTCCTCACCCTGCAGCTTGTCGTCTGCATCTTTGCTGTGACTGATGAGAGGCGCAATGGACGCCTGGGCTCTGCTGCCCTTGCCATCGGCTTCTCTGTGCTCATGGGTCATCTTCTCGGG ATGTACTACACTGGAGCAGGAATGAACCCAGCAAGGTCCTTCGCCCCTGCTGTCCTGGTCAGGAATTTTGTCAACCATTGG GTGTACTGGGTGGGACCTATGATTGGTGGTGCCATGGGTGCTCTGCTGTATGACTTCATGCTGTTCCCCCGTGTGCGCGGCCTCTCCGAGAGGCTCGCCACACTCAAAGGCATCCGGCCTCCAGAGGCAGAGGGCCAGCAGGAGACCAGGGGAGAGCCCATTGAGCTCAAGACACAGGCCCTATAA
- the stat6 gene encoding signal transducer and activator of transcription 6 isoform X1, whose product MAQWIHMSQMIQCLSDDTLNNLYPPSAFPIEVRHFLAEWIESQRWDDFVPENVEQQSKAQTLLDQTISMLQSIAQQNANVVDRMKLMNISRNMAMFQQQPLQFGVLVREILTKERVLLATRAPVPNPPQYQQYPNRESSFPNMQDVDHLVLKVLEVQDIRQKMHQLQEELNWERQNYEELQGPIQQNGLDPAKSEIQKLQNHIQQLEYNVKALSTKRFQLLKECVDCLDQCQTRLISRLKVWRWEQHKAAIGQPFDDNLNPLQTWCEQLLGVNGKLRQELMLIGEPFPELQERLGQLLQVLIQSSLVVDKQPPQVIKTQSKFSTTVRYLLGEKVAPGKPVVLKAQIINELQARSLGSVPGDNVGELINNTAILEHNTASKSTCATFRNMSIKKIKRADRKGSESVTEEKFALLFSTEITITGCDTPYRIQMISLPVVVIVHGSQDNNALATIIWDCAFSEPDRVPFMVPERVPWGMMYSTLNSKFTAEVQTHHNLDHYNQHFLAQKIFDKPDFADDFSNMMVSWAQFNKEVLPGRPFTFWQWFEGVMELTKKHLKTYWSEGLIFGFIGKQHLHLILKDRPNGTFLLRFSDSEIGGITIAYVSATENGGQKIQNIQPFTKRDLEIRSLGDRIRDINHITYLYPEFPKHEVFKKFYSEPQASPVGGYIPVSLHTKVGTEAGSTSPPAPSMTPVAESPRSTGGFSGDPTFPHEQAPATAAGRNSSLTGRNLEPGSRHQFPQPFSPQESINQDIMEEEFRPNSSVGFTEHISTDNNMDLDLDTILQTLDQ is encoded by the exons ATGGCCCAATGGATACACATGTCCCAGATGATACAATGCCTGTCTGATGACACCTTAAACAACCTCTATCCCCCATCCGCCTTCCCCATTGAAGTCAGACATTTTTTAGCTGAATGGATTGAGAGCCAAAGATG GGACGACTTTGTGCCGGAAAATGTGGAGCAGCAGAGCAAGGCTCAGACTCTGTTGGACCAGACTATCAGCATGCTGCAATCGATTGCTCAGCAGAACGCCAATGTGGTGGACAGGATGAAGCTGATGAATATCAGCAGGAACATG GCCATGTTTCAGCAGCAGCCTCTACAGTTTGGAGTGCTGGTCAGGGAGATCCTCACGAAGGAGAGGGTTCTTCTCGCCACG CGTGCTCCGGTGCCCAACCCTCCACAGTACCAACAGTACCCGAATAGAGAGTCCTCGTTCCCTAACATGCAGGATGTAGACCACCTGGTCCTAAAGGTGCTGGAGGTCCAGGACATCCGACAAAAGATGCACCAGCTGCAAGAAGAGCTCAACTGGGAGAGGCAGAACTATGAGGAATTACAAG GGCCGATCCAACAGAATGGACTGGATCCCGCAAAATCAGAAATCCAAAAACTCCAGAATCACATCCAGCAGCTGGAGTACAATGTGAAAGCATTGTCCACG AAGCGTTTCCAGCTCCTCAAGGAGTGTGTGGACTGTCTGGACCAGTGTCAGACCCGACTGATCAGCAGgctgaaggtgtggaggtgggaGCAACACAAGGCCGCTATCGGACAACCCTTTGACGACAACCTCAACCCCCTGCAGACCTG GTGTGAGCAGCTGCTTGGCGTGAATGGGAAGCTGAGACAGGAGTTGATGCTGATAGGGGAACCGTTCCCAGAGCTCCAGGAAAGGCTGGGGCAACTTCTGCAGGTTCTGATTCAAAG CTCTCTTGTAGTAGACAAGCAGCCCCCTCAGGTCATTAAGACTCAGTCAAAGTTCTCGACAACAGTGCGATATCTTCTGGGGGAAAAAGTCGCTCCCGGGAAGCCTGTGGTGCTGAAGGCGCAAATCATTAATGAACTGCAGGCCAGGAGCCTGGGCAGTGTACCTGG TGATAATGTTGGGGAACTGATCAACAATACAGCCATCCTAGAACACAACACAGCCAGCAAGAGCACATGTGCCACATTCAGGAATATG TCCATCAAGAAGATCAAGCGAGCAGACAGAAAGGGATCAGAGTCTGTGACCGAGGAGAAATTTGCTCTCCTGTTCTCAACAGAGATCACCATTACAGGCTGTGACACTCCCTATAGGATACAG ATGATCTCACTTCCGGTGGTCGTCATTGTCCACGGTAGTCAAGACAACAACGCTCTGGCCACCATCATATGGGACTGTGCTTTTTCTGAACCA GACAGAGTGCCGTTCATGGTGCCCGAGCGTGTGCCCTGGGGGATGATGTACAGCACTCTCAACAGTAAATTCACTGCTGAGGTCCAGACACATCACAATCTGGACCACTACAACCAGCACTTCTTGGCCCAGAAGATATTTGACAAGCCTGACTTTGCCGACGACTTCAGCAACATGATGGTTTCCTGGGCACAGTTTAATAAG GAGGTTCTCCCGGGTCGACCGTTCACTTTCTGGCAGTGGTTTGAGGGAGTGATGGAGCTGACTAAGAAGCACCTGAAGACCTACTGGAGCGAAGG GCTAATATTTGGTTTCATTGGGAAGCAGCATCTACACCTGATTCTCAAAGACAGGCCCAACGGAACATTCTTGCTTCGCTTTAGTGACTCTGAGATCGGAGGCATCACCATTGCATATGTGTCCGCTACTGAGA ATGGGGGACAGAAAATCCAGAACATCCAGCCCTTCACCAAGAGAGATCTTGAGATCCGTAGCCTTGGTGACCGCATCCGGGACATCAACCACATAACATACCTGTATCCTGAATTTCCTAAACATGAAGTTTTCAAAAAATTCTACTCAG AACCTCAAGCGTCACCCGTTGGGGGCTATATCCCTGTGTCTCTCCATACTAAAGTCGGCAC gGAAGCTGGCTCAACCTCACCCCCGGCTCCCAGTATGACACCCGTCGCTGAAAGCCCTCGCAGTACTGGTGGCTTCTCCGG agacccaacattCCCCCATGAGCAAGCACCGGCGACGGCTGCAGGGAGAAACTCCTCTTTAACGGGAAGAAACCTCGAACCAGGCTCTAG GCATCAGTTCCCGCAGCCATTCAGCCCGCAGGAGTCTATCAATCAAGACATAATGGAAGAAGAGTTCAGACCAAATTCTTCTGTTGGCTTCACTGAACACAT TTCCACAGATAACAATATGGATCTAGATTTAGACACCATTCTCCAGACTCTTGATCAATAG
- the ptges3a gene encoding prostaglandin E synthase 3 isoform X2: protein MQPATAKWYDRRDSVFVDFCVEDSKDVKVHFDKSKFDFSCITGTDNIKHQNTVDLFGEIDPKGSKYRRTDRSVLCCLRKAEAGKSWPRLTKDKSKCNWLSVDFNNWKDWEDDSEEDLSSFDKFSEMMNTMGGDDIPDLDGAEEEHDSADNDDEKMPDLE, encoded by the exons AT gcagcCTGCAACAGCCAAGTGGTATGACAGACGAGACTCTGTTTTTGTAGATTTCTGCGTGGAGGACAGTAAAGAtgtaaaagtacattttgaCAAGTCCAAATTTGATTTCAG CTGCATCACTGGaacagataatatcaaacatCAGAATACTGTGGACCTTTTCGGGGAGATTGACCCCAAA GGCTCTAAATACAGGCGCACTGACAggtctgtgttgtgttgtttacgAAAAGCAGAGGCTGGGAAATCATGGCCACGACTTACCAAAGACAAGTCAAAG TGCAACTGGCTGAGTGTGGACTTCAATAATTGGAAAGACTGGGAGGATGACTCAGAAGAGGACTTGTCAAGTTTTGATAAATTCTCAGAG ATGATGAACACAATGGGAGGGGATGATATACCTGATTTAGATGGTGCAGAAGAAGAG CATGATTCTGCAGACAATGACGATGAAA AAATGCCCGACCTTGAGTAG
- the ptges3a gene encoding prostaglandin E synthase 3 isoform X1, with amino-acid sequence MLRSVKRQPATAKWYDRRDSVFVDFCVEDSKDVKVHFDKSKFDFSCITGTDNIKHQNTVDLFGEIDPKGSKYRRTDRSVLCCLRKAEAGKSWPRLTKDKSKCNWLSVDFNNWKDWEDDSEEDLSSFDKFSEMMNTMGGDDIPDLDGAEEEHDSADNDDEKMPDLE; translated from the exons ATGCTTCGGTCTGTGAAACG gcagcCTGCAACAGCCAAGTGGTATGACAGACGAGACTCTGTTTTTGTAGATTTCTGCGTGGAGGACAGTAAAGAtgtaaaagtacattttgaCAAGTCCAAATTTGATTTCAG CTGCATCACTGGaacagataatatcaaacatCAGAATACTGTGGACCTTTTCGGGGAGATTGACCCCAAA GGCTCTAAATACAGGCGCACTGACAggtctgtgttgtgttgtttacgAAAAGCAGAGGCTGGGAAATCATGGCCACGACTTACCAAAGACAAGTCAAAG TGCAACTGGCTGAGTGTGGACTTCAATAATTGGAAAGACTGGGAGGATGACTCAGAAGAGGACTTGTCAAGTTTTGATAAATTCTCAGAG ATGATGAACACAATGGGAGGGGATGATATACCTGATTTAGATGGTGCAGAAGAAGAG CATGATTCTGCAGACAATGACGATGAAA AAATGCCCGACCTTGAGTAG
- the stat6 gene encoding signal transducer and activator of transcription 6 isoform X2, whose amino-acid sequence MAQWIHMSQMIQCLSDDTLNNLYPPSAFPIEVRHFLAEWIESQRWDDFVPENVEQQSKAQTLLDQTISMLQSIAQQNANVVDRMKLMNISRNMAMFQQQPLQFGVLVREILTKERVLLATRAPVPNPPQYQQYPNRESSFPNMQDVDHLVLKVLEVQDIRQKMHQLQEELNWERQNYEELQGPIQQNGLDPAKSEIQKLQNHIQQLEYNVKALSTKRFQLLKECVDCLDQCQTRLISRLKVWRWEQHKAAIGQPFDDNLNPLQTWCEQLLGVNGKLRQELMLIGEPFPELQERLGQLLQVLIQSSLVVDKQPPQVIKTQSKFSTTVRYLLGEKVAPGKPVVLKAQIINELQARSLGSVPGDNVGELINNTAILEHNTASKSTCATFRNMSIKKIKRADRKGSESVTEEKFALLFSTEITITGCDTPYRIQMISLPVVVIVHGSQDNNALATIIWDCAFSEPDRVPFMVPERVPWGMMYSTLNSKFTAEVQTHHNLDHYNQHFLAQKIFDKPDFADDFSNMMVSWAQFNKEVLPGRPFTFWQWFEGVMELTKKHLKTYWSEGLIFGFIGKQHLHLILKDRPNGTFLLRFSDSEIGGITIAYVSATENGGQKIQNIQPFTKRDLEIRSLGDRIRDINHITYLYPEFPKHEVFKKFYSEPQASPVGGYIPVSLHTKVGTEAGSTSPPAPSMTPVAESPRSTGGFSGHQFPQPFSPQESINQDIMEEEFRPNSSVGFTEHISTDNNMDLDLDTILQTLDQ is encoded by the exons ATGGCCCAATGGATACACATGTCCCAGATGATACAATGCCTGTCTGATGACACCTTAAACAACCTCTATCCCCCATCCGCCTTCCCCATTGAAGTCAGACATTTTTTAGCTGAATGGATTGAGAGCCAAAGATG GGACGACTTTGTGCCGGAAAATGTGGAGCAGCAGAGCAAGGCTCAGACTCTGTTGGACCAGACTATCAGCATGCTGCAATCGATTGCTCAGCAGAACGCCAATGTGGTGGACAGGATGAAGCTGATGAATATCAGCAGGAACATG GCCATGTTTCAGCAGCAGCCTCTACAGTTTGGAGTGCTGGTCAGGGAGATCCTCACGAAGGAGAGGGTTCTTCTCGCCACG CGTGCTCCGGTGCCCAACCCTCCACAGTACCAACAGTACCCGAATAGAGAGTCCTCGTTCCCTAACATGCAGGATGTAGACCACCTGGTCCTAAAGGTGCTGGAGGTCCAGGACATCCGACAAAAGATGCACCAGCTGCAAGAAGAGCTCAACTGGGAGAGGCAGAACTATGAGGAATTACAAG GGCCGATCCAACAGAATGGACTGGATCCCGCAAAATCAGAAATCCAAAAACTCCAGAATCACATCCAGCAGCTGGAGTACAATGTGAAAGCATTGTCCACG AAGCGTTTCCAGCTCCTCAAGGAGTGTGTGGACTGTCTGGACCAGTGTCAGACCCGACTGATCAGCAGgctgaaggtgtggaggtgggaGCAACACAAGGCCGCTATCGGACAACCCTTTGACGACAACCTCAACCCCCTGCAGACCTG GTGTGAGCAGCTGCTTGGCGTGAATGGGAAGCTGAGACAGGAGTTGATGCTGATAGGGGAACCGTTCCCAGAGCTCCAGGAAAGGCTGGGGCAACTTCTGCAGGTTCTGATTCAAAG CTCTCTTGTAGTAGACAAGCAGCCCCCTCAGGTCATTAAGACTCAGTCAAAGTTCTCGACAACAGTGCGATATCTTCTGGGGGAAAAAGTCGCTCCCGGGAAGCCTGTGGTGCTGAAGGCGCAAATCATTAATGAACTGCAGGCCAGGAGCCTGGGCAGTGTACCTGG TGATAATGTTGGGGAACTGATCAACAATACAGCCATCCTAGAACACAACACAGCCAGCAAGAGCACATGTGCCACATTCAGGAATATG TCCATCAAGAAGATCAAGCGAGCAGACAGAAAGGGATCAGAGTCTGTGACCGAGGAGAAATTTGCTCTCCTGTTCTCAACAGAGATCACCATTACAGGCTGTGACACTCCCTATAGGATACAG ATGATCTCACTTCCGGTGGTCGTCATTGTCCACGGTAGTCAAGACAACAACGCTCTGGCCACCATCATATGGGACTGTGCTTTTTCTGAACCA GACAGAGTGCCGTTCATGGTGCCCGAGCGTGTGCCCTGGGGGATGATGTACAGCACTCTCAACAGTAAATTCACTGCTGAGGTCCAGACACATCACAATCTGGACCACTACAACCAGCACTTCTTGGCCCAGAAGATATTTGACAAGCCTGACTTTGCCGACGACTTCAGCAACATGATGGTTTCCTGGGCACAGTTTAATAAG GAGGTTCTCCCGGGTCGACCGTTCACTTTCTGGCAGTGGTTTGAGGGAGTGATGGAGCTGACTAAGAAGCACCTGAAGACCTACTGGAGCGAAGG GCTAATATTTGGTTTCATTGGGAAGCAGCATCTACACCTGATTCTCAAAGACAGGCCCAACGGAACATTCTTGCTTCGCTTTAGTGACTCTGAGATCGGAGGCATCACCATTGCATATGTGTCCGCTACTGAGA ATGGGGGACAGAAAATCCAGAACATCCAGCCCTTCACCAAGAGAGATCTTGAGATCCGTAGCCTTGGTGACCGCATCCGGGACATCAACCACATAACATACCTGTATCCTGAATTTCCTAAACATGAAGTTTTCAAAAAATTCTACTCAG AACCTCAAGCGTCACCCGTTGGGGGCTATATCCCTGTGTCTCTCCATACTAAAGTCGGCAC gGAAGCTGGCTCAACCTCACCCCCGGCTCCCAGTATGACACCCGTCGCTGAAAGCCCTCGCAGTACTGGTGGCTTCTCCGG GCATCAGTTCCCGCAGCCATTCAGCCCGCAGGAGTCTATCAATCAAGACATAATGGAAGAAGAGTTCAGACCAAATTCTTCTGTTGGCTTCACTGAACACAT TTCCACAGATAACAATATGGATCTAGATTTAGACACCATTCTCCAGACTCTTGATCAATAG